Part of the Trueperaceae bacterium genome is shown below.
GGTCGGCGCCACGAGGGCGTCGAGGCGGTGCTCCACGAGGAGCGCGTCGATGCCCTCCTCGCGGCAGAGCCGGCGGCCCAAGGCCAACGCCTCCAGGTACGCCGGGTCGGTGAGCGGCCCCTTGGCCTCGGCCTGGATAAGTAGTTCCTGCCCGAAGTACGGCATCGAGCGTTCGGCGTCGCGCGAGTTGAACGCGATGACCCCTGCCAGGTCGCGGGGTTGCCCGCCGTGCGGCAGGCCGGCGAGGTAGGCGTTCACACCGTGCTTGAACTCATGTAGGAGCACCTCGGTCTCGGCCGCGCGCCACTCCCCCAAGCGCGGCATGGCGAGGCCGTCGATCACCTCGGCGCCGGCCGCCCGCAGCGCGTAGAGCGCGGCCTCGAACTGGCGCGCCACCTCGGGGTGGCAGGTCACGAGGTTCCTCACCACACCCAGGCGCGCGCCCTCCAGGTCGCCGGGCCGAAGCACCGCGGCAGGGTCAACGAGCCCATCCGCCGGGATTGCGAGGGTGGCCGGGTCGCACTCGTCGGGCCCCTGCATGGCAGCGAGGAGCAGCACCACGTCCTGGACGGTGCGCCCCATGGGCCCCGCGGTGTCCTGGCTGTGAGCGATGGGGATGATGCCCGCGCGCGAGACGAGACCCACGGTGGGCTTGAAGCCCACCACCCCGCAGTGAGAGGCGGGGCTCACGATGGAGCCGTCCGTCTCGGTGCCCACCGCCACCGCGCAGAGGCTCGCCGCCACGGCCGCCGCCGACCCGCTCGAAGAACCGCTCGGGCTGCGGTCGAGGGCGTACGGGTTCCGGCACTGCCCGCCCCGGCCGCTCCAGCCGGACGTCGAACGCGTGGAGCGGAAGTTGGCCCACTCCGACATGTTGGCCTTGCCCAGGATGACGGCGCCGGCCGCGCGCAGCCGCGCGGCCACGCCGCTGTCTCGCGGCGCCCCCGAGTGGGCCAGCGCGAGCGAGCCCGCGGCCGTGCGCGTGCCGTCGGCCGTGTCGATGTTGTCCTTCAGCAGCACGGGCACGCCGTGGAG
Proteins encoded:
- a CDS encoding amidase, with amino-acid sequence MAGAALNPGAQVYERSLAQLAADMAGGTLTAEAAVRAYMSRIAALDHAGPRLGSVIEVDPDAARTARLLDEERLANGPRGPLHGVPVLLKDNIDTADGTRTAAGSLALAHSGAPRDSGVAARLRAAGAVILGKANMSEWANFRSTRSTSGWSGRGGQCRNPYALDRSPSGSSSGSAAAVAASLCAVAVGTETDGSIVSPASHCGVVGFKPTVGLVSRAGIIPIAHSQDTAGPMGRTVQDVVLLLAAMQGPDECDPATLAIPADGLVDPAAVLRPGDLEGARLGVVRNLVTCHPEVARQFEAALYALRAAGAEVIDGLAMPRLGEWRAAETEVLLHEFKHGVNAYLAGLPHGGQPRDLAGVIAFNSRDAERSMPYFGQELLIQAEAKGPLTDPAYLEALALGRRLCREEGIDALLVEHRLDALVAPTTNPAELIDNVHGDGRRSGGSASGPAAVAGYPHVSVPAGLVHGLPWGLSIFGAAWTDTKVLRYAYAFEQAAGARRAPRLLPSVESEQARTA